A genome region from Prochlorococcus marinus CUG1417 includes the following:
- the rfbG gene encoding CDP-glucose 4,6-dehydratase — protein sequence MNNNFWQKKNVLITGHTGFKGSWLTLWLLMLGAEVNGYSLELNNEQKFFKDLFLENNQNLKNLSGNLNHNEGDINNFNSLKKFVENVNPEIVFHLAAEPLVLNSYKDPLKTWNTNVMGSLNLLECLKSLNNKCSAVFITTDKVYKNKEWFYGYRENDELGGLDPYSASKAAMEIAISSYRESFCGNHNYQNSNLLIATARAGNVIGGGDWAKDRLVPDIVRSLSLQKNILIRNPKSIRPWQHVLDPLYGYLCLAKKLHECQFNKKEDKQLYASSFNFGPNISSSKTVEDLVKEFLIFWDGSYEIDTGISEYHEANTLNLISDKAIKYLGWRAKWDFQKTIKKTSDWYFEVNKGASPFIKCSENIREYNNENF from the coding sequence ATGAATAACAATTTCTGGCAAAAAAAAAATGTTTTGATTACTGGTCATACAGGATTTAAGGGCAGCTGGTTAACTTTGTGGTTATTAATGCTTGGAGCAGAAGTAAATGGATATTCATTAGAATTAAATAATGAACAAAAATTTTTTAAAGATCTTTTTCTTGAGAATAATCAAAATTTAAAAAATTTGTCAGGAAATTTAAATCATAATGAGGGAGATATAAATAATTTTAATTCTCTAAAAAAATTTGTAGAAAATGTAAATCCTGAAATTGTTTTTCATTTGGCAGCAGAGCCCTTAGTACTAAATAGTTATAAGGATCCTTTGAAAACTTGGAATACAAATGTCATGGGTAGTTTAAATTTATTAGAGTGTTTGAAAAGTCTTAATAATAAATGTTCTGCTGTTTTTATAACTACTGATAAGGTTTATAAAAATAAAGAGTGGTTTTATGGTTATAGAGAAAATGATGAACTAGGCGGTCTCGATCCATATAGTGCAAGTAAGGCAGCTATGGAAATTGCAATTTCTAGTTATAGAGAAAGTTTTTGTGGTAATCATAATTATCAAAATTCAAACCTGTTAATAGCAACTGCAAGAGCAGGCAACGTTATTGGAGGAGGAGATTGGGCTAAAGATAGACTGGTACCAGATATTGTTAGATCATTATCATTACAAAAAAATATTCTCATAAGAAATCCTAAATCAATAAGACCTTGGCAACATGTTTTAGATCCATTATATGGATATTTATGTTTAGCTAAAAAATTACATGAATGTCAATTTAATAAAAAAGAAGACAAACAACTCTATGCAAGTTCTTTTAATTTTGGACCAAATATTAGTTCCTCTAAAACAGTTGAAGATTTAGTTAAGGAATTTTTAATTTTTTGGGATGGAAGTTACGAAATTGATACTGGCATTTCTGAATACCATGAAGCAAATACACTGAATCTGATAAGTGACAAAGCAATTAAATATTTAGGCTGGCGTGCAAAGTGGGACTTTCAAAAAACTATAAAAAAAACATCTGATTGGTACTTTGAAGTCAATAAAGGGGCTAGCCCTTTTATTAAATGTTCAGAAAATATAAGGGAGTATAATAATGAAAATTTTTAG
- a CDS encoding PIG-L family deacetylase gives MTNSLIGKKYAVVVAHPDDEILWASSILENAEKIIICFNDLASNEKLSSSRSRLQLEYPLKNVHFLNIDEASINNQKVNYEKKYETIYGIKGKKNQDEYKKSFLEIKKSLVTHILNIDTIYTHSPWGEYGNVDHIQVFNVIKNLAEIYNYKIFIFGSFSGKNYDYMKSKLTSVKSSLKFPVNKSIYQTIKKIYIKYNCWTWDKNYNLNNYDIFFEISPFEINQKKFCNLDIYANYIFPENLGIFKKGYFTSKLVRIYSKKIIFHIIKIKMIYSLNSLVIFLSKLFCIKK, from the coding sequence GTGACTAATTCTCTAATTGGTAAGAAGTATGCGGTTGTAGTCGCTCATCCAGATGATGAAATATTGTGGGCAAGTTCAATTTTAGAAAATGCAGAAAAAATAATTATTTGTTTTAATGACCTTGCTTCGAATGAAAAACTTTCATCATCTAGATCTAGATTACAATTAGAATATCCTTTAAAAAATGTCCACTTTCTAAATATTGATGAGGCTTCAATAAATAATCAGAAAGTAAATTATGAAAAAAAATATGAGACTATCTATGGAATTAAAGGTAAAAAAAATCAAGACGAGTATAAGAAAAGTTTTCTTGAAATAAAAAAATCCCTGGTTACTCATATTTTAAATATAGACACTATATACACTCATTCTCCGTGGGGGGAATATGGCAATGTTGATCATATTCAAGTTTTTAATGTTATAAAAAATCTAGCCGAAATTTACAATTATAAGATATTTATATTTGGTAGTTTTTCAGGTAAAAATTATGATTATATGAAATCTAAACTAACCTCAGTAAAATCTTCTCTGAAATTTCCAGTAAATAAATCCATATATCAAACAATAAAAAAAATTTATATTAAATATAATTGTTGGACGTGGGATAAAAATTATAATTTAAACAATTACGATATATTTTTTGAAATTTCTCCTTTTGAAATAAATCAAAAAAAATTTTGTAATTTAGATATCTATGCAAATTATATTTTCCCAGAAAATTTAGGGATTTTTAAAAAAGGTTATTTTACTAGTAAATTAGTAAGGATATACTCTAAAAAAATCATCTTTCACATAATAAAAATAAAAATGATTTATAGTCTTAATTCCTTAGTCATATTTTTATCAAAATTATTTTGTATTAAAAAATAA